One Eurosta solidaginis isolate ZX-2024a chromosome 5, ASM4086904v1, whole genome shotgun sequence DNA segment encodes these proteins:
- the LOC137252888 gene encoding uncharacterized protein → MSAFFQILFVACLAMVLCNAEAPRYRSRNARLQRNRFLARQEVADAAGVTPYPSAKELIPDVPFDEAAAAAAPALPTEFETQFFADVDSVSVDLPAGQQPTDDEVDETVAADDVAGEREPDLVYGPPEAEDGPTVNDIPVDEIEETIAEEEEQAAAAEEQSERFVSGRRYSARPAKLRAARPAKLRTATPFSARSTSVKSIKSARLVKAKLTNKARPARLQQLQQQPQFFVPQQFAAQQQQQQPIFYYSAAQLQQW, encoded by the coding sequence ATGTCGGCCTTCTTTCAAATTCTCTTCGTTGCCTGCCTGGCTATGGTGCTTTGCAATGCTGAGGCGCCACGTTATCGCAGCCGAAATGCACGTCTACAACGTAACCGCTTTTTGGCACGCCAAGAAGTTGCCGATGCAGCTGGTGTGACTCCTTATCCATCCGCCAAGGAATTGATACCCGATGTGCCATTTGATGAGGCTGCCGCCGCTGCTGCACCAGCGCTACCCACAGAGTTTGAAACGCAATTTTTTGCAGACGTTGATAGTGTGAGTGTCGATCTACCAGCAGGACAGCAACCTACAGACGATGAAGTTGATGAAACTGTTGCTGCTGATGACGTTGCAGGCGAACGTGAGCCCGATCTCGTTTATGGCCCACCAGAAGCTGAGGATGGGCCAACTGTAAATGATATTCCCGTTGATGAAATCGAAGAAACTATTGCTGAAGAAGAAGAGCAAGCTGCTGCCGCAGAGGAACAATCAGAACGTTTCGTTTCCGGTCGTCGCTATAGCGCACGCCCAGCAAAATTACGCGCTGCACGTCCCGCTAAATTGCGCACAGCAACACCATTCAGTGCTCGCTCGACATCAGTGAAATCAATTAAATCTGCTCGTCTGGTTAAGGCTAAGCTAACAAATAAAGCTCGCCCAGCTCGTTTACAGCAAttgcaacaacaaccacaattcTTTGTTCCACAACAATTTGCTgctcaacaacaacagcaacagccaATCTTCTACTATTCCGCAGCACAATTGCAACAATGGTAA
- the LOC137253770 gene encoding uncharacterized protein, translated as MSRLFQIFFIAGLAIVLCAAEAQQGSRFLAHQEEANVRPYPSAKNLIPKIPFDETFAVAPEVIADAEKPIEPEDNSESSDLSTEEEDMNERIPDQVYSPPEANDVPTVNESSVEELDLDAAAEQQLQSGRLVFGRRINGHNFGARPAKLIAMSSGSARFTKSIKSARIVKSKVANNVRSARLQESPRRRQFFAAQRQQQRNF; from the coding sequence atgtcTCGcctattccaaattttcttcatAGCCGGCTTGGCAATCGTACTTTGCGCTGCGGAAGCGCAACAAGGCAGCCGCTTTTTGGCACATCAGGAGGAAGCCAATGTCAGGCCATATCCTTCCGCCAAAAATTTAATACCGAAAATTCCATTCGATGAGACTTTCGCTGTTGCACCAGAAGTAATCGCTGATGCAGAAAAGCCTATTGAACCTGAGGATAATAGCGAAAGCTCCGATCTATCGACTGAAGAGGAAGATATGAATGAACGTATACCCGATCAAGTATATAGTCCACCAGAAGCTAACGATGTACCGACTGTGAATGAATCATCTGTTGAGGAACTGGATCTAGATGCTGCTGCAGAACAGCAGCTGCAATCAGGACGTTTGGTTTTTGGTCGCCGCATTAACGGCCATAACTTTGGCGCACGTCCAGCAAAGTTGATCGCTATGTCTTCAGGTAGCGCTCGCTTTACAAAGTCGATTAAGTCTGCTCGCATTGTGAAGTCGAAAGTCGCGAATAACGTACGATCAGCGCGCTTGCAAGAGTCGCCAAGACGACGCCAGTTCTTTGCTGCTCAACGGCAACAACAACGAAACTTCTAA